The Pedococcus dokdonensis region CAGCGGGCCGCGCAGCGGATGGCCGACACCGCTCGGGCCGCTGCGAAGCTGGGCGTGGACGTCGTGATCGGGTTCACCGGTTCGGCGGTCTGGAAGTACGTCGCGATGTTCCCGCCGGTGTCCGCGGAGACGGTCGAGGCCGGCTACCAGGACTTCGCCGACCGCTGGAACCCGATCCTCGACGTCTACGACGAGGTCGGCGTGCGGTTCGCGCACGAGGTGCACCCGAGCGAGATCGCCTACGACTACTGGTCCACGGTCCGCACGCTCGAGGCGATCGGGCACCGGCCGGCGTTCGGGCTGAACTGGGACCCGTCACACATGGTGTGGCAGGACCTCGACCCCGCAGCGTTCATCTGGGACTTCCAGGACCGGATCTACCACGTCGACTGCAAGGACGTCCGCATGCGGATCGGCAACGGCCGCAACGGTCGACTGTCGTCCCACCTGCCCTGGGCCGATCCCCGACGGGGCTGGGACTTCGTGTCGACCGGCCACGGCGACGTGCCCTGGGAGGACTGCTTCCGCACGCTCGGCGCGATCGGCTACGACGGGCCGATCTCGGTGGAGTGGGAGGACGCCGGGATGGACCGTCTGCTCGGCGCGGCGGAGGCGGTCGGCTTCGTCCGCCGGCTCGCATTCGAACGCCCCGAGGCGGCGTTCGACGCCGCGTTCAGCTCCAGCAAGGACGAGCCGACCAACGGCGCGATCACGGACGAGGCGACCACCGAGCCAGCGGCCACCGACCAGGCAGGGAGCGACGCATGACCGACTTCACCCCCACCCGCGACGACCACTTCTCCTTCGGGCTCTGGACCGTCGGCTGGCAGGGCGTCGACGTCTTCGGCGGCGCGGTCCGGCCGCCGCTCGACCCGGCCGAGGCGGTCCACCGGTTGTCGGACCTCGGCGCGTGGGGCATCACCTTCCACGACGACGACGTCATGCCGTTCGGCGCGAGCACGCAGGAGCGGCTCGACCACCTGACGCCGTTCCGGAAGGCGTTGGCCGACACCGGTCTCACCGTGCCGATGGTCACCACCAACCTCTTCTCGCACCCGGTGTTCCGCGACGGTGGATTCACGAACAACGACCGTGACGTCCGCCGGTTCGCGATCAGCAAGG contains the following coding sequences:
- a CDS encoding sugar phosphate isomerase/epimerase family protein, which produces MARPITLFTGQWADLPFEEVCRLAASWGYDGLEIACWGDHFEVDRALAEDDYVAGRREILERHGLGVWAISNHLVGQAVCDDPIDQRHRDILPADIWGDGDPEGVRQRAAQRMADTARAAAKLGVDVVIGFTGSAVWKYVAMFPPVSAETVEAGYQDFADRWNPILDVYDEVGVRFAHEVHPSEIAYDYWSTVRTLEAIGHRPAFGLNWDPSHMVWQDLDPAAFIWDFQDRIYHVDCKDVRMRIGNGRNGRLSSHLPWADPRRGWDFVSTGHGDVPWEDCFRTLGAIGYDGPISVEWEDAGMDRLLGAAEAVGFVRRLAFERPEAAFDAAFSSSKDEPTNGAITDEATTEPAATDQAGSDA